CCCAGTAGAGACTCCATTTTCATAACCTCACAGGACGCCTGCTGGAGATGCTGCGAAATGATCAGATGAACAAATGACTATTCCAAGTTCTGGCTCCTTTCGGTTTCCCTAGCCTGTCCCCCTTCTTCTTGACACCACGGCCCAGCCGGGATCTGAGACTGTGCTGGGGCCATACTTGGGATCTGTCAGCGGGTAAGGAGTCCccattcccctgggaagccttcctGCTGGAATTCTGGAACAGGGGGAGTCTGCTGGTCATCTGCCAGACACAGCAGACAGCCCAGACAGCTGCGTTGTGGCAAGCCTCAGTGGTTGACTTAAAGAATCTGAgttgatgggggatccctgggtggctcagcggtttcgcgcctgcctttggcccagggtgcgatcctggagtcccgggatcgggtcccgcgttgggctccgtgcatggcgcctgcttctctctctgcctgtgtctctgcctctctctctctatgtctatcataaacaaataaaaatcaatattaaaaaaaagaatctgagttGAAAGTTTTCGCCCTCCTCCCAGGAAATTAACACCCTGAccttttttctgattaaaaactttatttccagAAGCAGAACTGTTTCAAACACAGAGTTCAAGGGGATCAGCCTGTCCGTAAAGCCCCAATTCCACCTTCCCAAGTCCCAGCCTCCCTAGAGGTCCAGAAACTATACGCTAGCTTCACCCCCACCTGGAGCCCCACCTTTAGACCCCTCTTTCTCAAGGCTTGGACAACTTTCTCTCAGAGCTTAGACTTGGTCTCCCCGCTTGTCTCCCTTCTACAACTTTCACAAGAGCCCCATTTCCACGGGAAAGAGACCAGCCTCCAGTGTGCCTTCCTAGAGAGGGCGTTTCCATGGGAAACAGGAGGAGAGGCTCTGCGAGCAGCAAGGGGCCCTTCACAAGCAGCAGAGCTGCTCCACCTCCTCCTCACAGGCGTAGAATTTTTCAAATAGCTCAGGGGAGGTGCTGTTGCACTCGAGCCACCTCCTCAGCgtgcccagggcctggagggcgTCGGCTTtggtgggcaggggctggaagCTGCCCTCTCCGGCCCCCTGCTCGTCCTCAGTGCCTGTCTCCTCTTTGCACACTCCGGCCACGGGCTCCTCACCCTCCAGGTCCACAAAGCGGGCAAACTCCTGGAGGCTCAGCCCACTGGGGACTGGCGGCATCTCAGAGGCTCTTTCCGGGGACGGGACCATCTTGCGGGGAGCCAGCCCCTCCTGAATGAAGCTGCTTACAATGAGCTGGGGGGGCACCTTGGCCCAGGCCGCCGCCGCCATGTGCAGCGCATCCAGCACCGTGATGCCCGCCCCAGCCTCGGCCAGTGAGATGCCCGCCCTCCTGCTCTGCACGGCGGCCAGTTTGCTCAGGAGACGGTGCCGGTAATGGGTCTTAAAGGCCCGGACCACAGAGCTGGGCAGGGAAGGCGCGCCACCGTCGGCCGACAGAGGCAGAAGCCTCACGTGGCTGAGGCCAGGCAGGCCTGCCAACTCCTCCAGCACTCGGGCAGCCAGCAGCAGGGTCACCTGTCGGCCCTGCTGTCCCATGTCCCTGTCAAACTGTGCCAGCCATTCTGACCAGGGGATGCCCAGGTCAGGGTGGTAGAAAGCAGGCAGGGCCTCACTGCTGACTCCAAAGAGGCACCTTGGCGCAGCCTGGAGCCCACTGACCAACAGCCGGCGCTTCTCTGTTCCTCTGCTGTTGGCACACAGCAGCACCTGTACCCGATCACATGTGCCGCCCCCTCTGCCAGGCACTGCCCGATACAGCAGGGGCACTTCGGCACAGCCAAAAATGTCCTCTGGGGAAAAGTCtttaagagaaagaggaggtTGGGCCTGGGACGTGGGGCCCGGGGGAGGCGGCTCAGGGGGGAATGGAGGCGCCAGTACGTGGCGGGCCCCAAAGCCTACATTGTTCCGGCGTTTCCAGCGGACCAGCCAGCCAATGCTGGGTACAAAATCCTGGCCCATGATGTCAGCCAGTTCCTTGGCTTTGTGGAGCAGCATGGGCCCCGTCACGTCCCAGGCCTTGGCCCGGGCAATGTGGTACCAGCAGAGCAGAGCCTCGTCAATCCCGCTGTACTTGGACTCCCGCTTGCGCTTGCGCTCCCGGTTGGCTGTGCCACTGCACCAATCTGCCAGCAGCTTCTCCTTATTCTTGCAGATGCGTGAGATCTGAGGCTGGGAGACCTGGAAGCGCCGGGCCACCTCCGACTGGGACATCTTGGACTCATCCAGGAGTTCCAGCACCTGGATCTTCTCGGCCAGGGACAGGGCATGAAGCTTCTTCTTGCTGCTCAGCTCCATGGCTTCTCCGCAGCACCTGTCCGGGAGGAAACGGTGAGCGGGGTACAGATGGCCGAGGCCAGGCGAAGGGGAAAGGAGCGCAGGCGGGAAAAGAGAATATCTGAGGACAGGGAAGTAGGCTGGTGTGTGCGAGAGACAGGGAAGACCAGGCCAGctgggagagagtgagaggggaCACTGGGTGGGTGTTCAGAGGGCTGGGCTGGAAGGAAGGGGATGGCTAGGCTGCgggagcagtgggcagggctCGGACCAGGAGGGACGCCAGtacagagctggggagggggtggctcaCTGGTCAGAGAGAGAGCTGGGGTTTGCGGGGGAAGAATGAATAAAGCCATGGGGACAGCTGCAGAGACAACAAAGGAGTATGGATGGGGGAGCACCAGGGACTGAGGCTGCGTGGGGCAGGTGTAGGGGATAATGGGGCGTGGAGGGAGGAGTccctgggaggggatgggggtgatAGCCTGGGGGGTATTTAAATGAAGATGTTGGGGGCGGGGTGCCGGGTGGATGAGCAGAGTTGAAGTGACAAGTGTACAGACGACAAAGAGGGACAGATGGGGCAGAAGGACGGAGGCTCATTCGGTCCTGGGTCCTGAGGAGGTAAGACTGGGCGGGGGTCCGAcctggagagggggaggggggggtggcaGCACAGGGCCGAGACGGCAGGTGCACAGGCGACAAACGGCAAGAGGGGTGAGGAGGCCGCGGGCAGCGAGAGGGACGGCTGTCCCCGGAGGGGAGGGTGGTGGCCGGGGAAGGATACTGGGACGCGGCACGAGCGCCTGGGGCCGAGGCAGGCCGGGAGCCGGGCTCCGCAACCGGAcggcctctccccacctccacgcGGGGTCCGTTGGGCGCCCGACCtgccggcctccccgccccccggcctcCCGGCCCGCACCCACCTCAGGCGCTCGTCCCgcggctcccgccccgccccgccccggcttGGCCTGGCTCGGAGCCCCTGTCCAGGcggggagagcaggggagggacggGCGCCACGGCCCGGAGTGGGCCGAGGGGctgcgcgggcggcgggcggcgggcggcgggcggcgggcgcgcgcACAGCAGGACCCCGAGCGCGCCGCCCGCGCCGGGCTCTCTCCCGGCGGGGAAGACCGCGGTGCGGCCGCCCGGCTCCCAcccgccgcagccccgccccggccccaccGGATTGGCCCGCAGTGACGTCCCGTCCCGCCCCCGGCCGAGCCTCATTGGACGTCGGGGAAGCGGCGGGGCcctcctgggggcggggccgagaCCCTGCGGGAGTCCCCGAGGCTCCGGGCCGGAGAGCAGACCTGGCGTCTCAAGGCCTTCCCGGCCCTGACCTCTGCAGTCGCAGCTTTCTCATCTACCAAACAGTGCTAATACCCTTCACGGAGTGTTTGTcaggaaaatggatgaaagcttTAAGCCACACGAAAGCTGTCAC
The Canis lupus familiaris isolate Mischka breed German Shepherd chromosome 18, alternate assembly UU_Cfam_GSD_1.0, whole genome shotgun sequence genome window above contains:
- the TIGD3 gene encoding tigger transposable element-derived protein 3; this translates as MELSSKKKLHALSLAEKIQVLELLDESKMSQSEVARRFQVSQPQISRICKNKEKLLADWCSGTANRERKRKRESKYSGIDEALLCWYHIARAKAWDVTGPMLLHKAKELADIMGQDFVPSIGWLVRWKRRNNVGFGARHVLAPPFPPEPPPPGPTSQAQPPLSLKDFSPEDIFGCAEVPLLYRAVPGRGGGTCDRVQVLLCANSRGTEKRRLLVSGLQAAPRCLFGVSSEALPAFYHPDLGIPWSEWLAQFDRDMGQQGRQVTLLLAARVLEELAGLPGLSHVRLLPLSADGGAPSLPSSVVRAFKTHYRHRLLSKLAAVQSRRAGISLAEAGAGITVLDALHMAAAAWAKVPPQLIVSSFIQEGLAPRKMVPSPERASEMPPVPSGLSLQEFARFVDLEGEEPVAGVCKEETGTEDEQGAGEGSFQPLPTKADALQALGTLRRWLECNSTSPELFEKFYACEEEVEQLCCL